One genomic window of Cryptococcus neoformans var. neoformans JEC21 chromosome 13 sequence includes the following:
- a CDS encoding chromosome condensation-related protein, putative has protein sequence MMLRHIGTYRAPSRKTDWSGFDEFLRSWIPSHTVPQLRSFASALVTYGRRDPFMRSGDRKADVIQKIQEAFMALKAKMDLDAYVEARYHCEVAVGGGWDPFPRTNTTIMVPPAQPIRAHPSVQPPPPPTFGGVPRWSSGVNNNSSGLNGYRSTSGFASGSVGYGNTSAHAVSSTPSHGPQHALQDWKINPMWKPLRAITSMETLPDISANESHSTYRTKRTQFVLPNDVIEKLKASRESPQTPPHYSLRLFCTSSDHYRPTSVHARHIPPSTNIPIEYPGNPEVSVDGTLLPFKEKGLRGKAGSAPPFDLDKPINNGVAAGGRVALVPGRLMGVNVGHRGPTTGKNKTQSKRFFFQIVLAEMTTKEELLAKLNKLEPTKAEHAIEQLRKKQENDDDIVAGTASMSLKDPLSYMRMTRPIRSSKCSHIQCFDATWWIESNAVHPQWLCPHCSKELRFDDLIVDGYVMDILKVVPDTVDDVILEPTGEWHTEDNKYGTASWLASHVKPSSATVEASTPVAPSVPASFSSEIETKPSVCDMNDISSGDGANRGGTGLKRKVVQVIDSDEEGDGTPAKSSVPPAGRVTALGSSSSVGGSRTGASTPIIDLTLSDSDDETDEETGPVTSSRAPPAPIQVPRTSTAASAIVSPKRPVSAAGTQFHSFRETTSNVVRSPSTSSWPGLSVAGIGGVSGRSSPLNNSSGQTSASASGSATTSHLQPPSNQYPPISPPHFSDPPPQTTVASPRITALPPPSHIFPSSSPPSASIAPAVPLDHVPPARAFSGPGWVNPLRPNSSSEISSSTYASTTSPSDNRGNERESSGSKY, from the exons ATGATGTTGAGACATATTGGCACTTACAGAGCACCATCCCGTAAGACTGACTGGTCAGGCTTTGAT GAATTTCTCCGCTCATGGATTCCAAGCCATACCGTCCCGCAACTCCGGTCATTTGCCTCTGCTCTAGTAACATATGGAAGACGTGATCCTTTTATGCGTTCAGGCGATCGAAAAGCCGATGTCATTCAGAAAATCCAGGAAGCGTTCATGGCCCTCAAAGCTAAGATGGATCTCGATGCCTATGTCGAAGCGAGGTATCACTGTGAAGTGGCCGTTGGGGGAGGATGGGATCCATTCCCTAGGACGAACACAACAATAATGGTCCCCCCTGCGCAGCCTATACGTGCCCATCCATCTGTTCAgccgccaccaccacctacATTTGGGGGTGTTCCGCGATGGAGTAGTG GTGTAAACAATAATAGCTCAGGCTTGAATGGATACAGATCAACATCAGGATTTGCGTCTGGCTCTGTTGGGTATGGCAATACCTCAGCTCACGCTGTTTCATCGACTCCCAGCCACGGTCCGCAACATGCTTTGCAAGACTGGAAAATTAACCCAATGTGGAAACCGCTTCGGGCCATAACGTCTATGGAAACACTGCCTGATATTAGCGCCAACGAAAGTCATAGCACCTACCGGACAAAACGGACGCAATTTGTCCTACCCAATGATGTTATTGAGAAGCTCAAAGCATCTAG GGAATCCCCTCAAACGCCACCACATTACTCACTCCGCCTCTTCTGTACTTCCTCTGATCACTATCGCCCTACATCCGTACACGCTCGCCATATACCTCCCTCTACCAACATCCCTATTGAATATCCTGGTAACCCTGAAGTATCCGTCGACGGCACATTATTGCCCTTCAAAGAGAAAGGTCTGAGAGGGAAGGCTGGGAGTGCCCCGCCTTTTGATTTAGATAAACCAATCAACAATGGTGTGGCGGCTGGAGGGCGAGTGGCGCTAGTACCAGGAAGATTAATGGGTGTCAACGTTGGACATCGAGGGCCGACGACAGGAAAGAACAAGACTCAGTCCAAG AGGTTTTTCTTCCAGATTGTCCTTGCCGAAATGACAacaaaagaagaactgCTTGCAAAACTGAATAAGCTGGAACCAACAAAAGCAGAACATGCGATAGAACAAT TGAGGAAGAAACAAGAAAATGACGATGATATTGTGGCTGGTACAGCATCCATGTCTTTGAAAGATCCT CTTTCATACATGCGTATGACACGACCTATCCGCTCTTCAAAATGTAGTCATATCCAATGCTTTGACGCTACTTGGTGGATAGAAAGTAATGCTGTGCACCCACAATGGCTCTGTCCGCATTGTAGCAAAGAGCTCCGATTTGATGATCTGATTGTTGATGG ATACGTGATGGACATTCTTAAGGTTGTTCCCGATACGGTCGACGATGTTATCCTTGAACCCACAGGCGAATGGCACACCGAAGATAACAAGTACGGTACCGCATCTTGGCTCGCCTCACATGTGAAACCATCATCAGCTACCGTGGAGGCATCGACACCAGTTGCACCCTCGGTGCCTGCCTCATTTAGCTCAGAGATCGAGACAAAACCGTCTGTTTGCGATATGAATGATATTAGCAGCGGCGATGGAGCGAACAGAGGGGGAACGGGTCTGAAACGAAAAGTGGTGCAAGTCATCGattctgatgaagaaggggacGGTACCCCTGCCAAATCGAGTGTCCCTCCAGCGGGCCGCGTAACAGCGCTGggatcatcatcctcagtCGGTGGATCAAGGACAGGAGCGTCAACTCCTATCATTGACTTGACCTTATCTGATTCAGATGACGAGACGGACGAGGAGACTGGACCGGTGACGAGTTCAAGAGCTCCTCCGGCTCCGATACAGGTACCGAGAACgtcaacagcagcaagcGCGATTGTCTCTCCAAAACGACCGGTAAGCGCTGCTGGCACCCAATTTCATTCATTTCGCGAGACTACTTCCAATGTTGTTCGCTCGCCATCGACTAGTTCCTGGCCTGGTCTTTCTGTTGCCGGAATAGGGGGGGTGAGTGGTAGATCCAGTCCTTTGAATAACAGTAGCGGTCAAACCTCcgcttctgcttctggcTCTGCTACCACATCTCATCTACAACCGCCGTCAAACCAATAccctcccatctcccctCCTCATTTTTCGGACCCACCTCCACAGACCACAGTCGCGTCCCCGCGAATAACAGCCCTGCCACCACCGTCACACATATTTCCTTCGTCATCTCCGCCCTCCGCCTCTATCGCCCCTGCCGTGCCACTGGATCATGTTCCCCCTGCCCGAGCTTTTTCAGGGCCGGGTTGGGTTAATCCGTTAAGGCCGAATTCTAGTAGCGAAATTTCAAGTTCGACCTATGCATCGACGACGTCGCCGTCGGATAATAGAGGAAACGAGAGAGAGAGTTCCGGGTCTAAATATTGA
- a CDS encoding osmoregulation-related protein, putative — translation MAPFGGRGSSGRGRGGFRGGRGGRGGRGGYGGPQLPSSLLEQVDAKYGSGGKKDVTRKEKRKATRDDRKGPAQTQKTRRRSPPSDHEEEEKDESEQPPFKKSKTSKPKSVSSSEKSNSEKKEKKKKLPELTLPEESVGGDVEDREIEWLEYMLRKEKGKSKDEDDLDDGLDDLLNFAEAFEHGGKGVNKQILDDEDDEGISDFGEENEDDGEEEESEEDQDEDGGEDNEIDLDEDEEEEFMGFSDQDDQEKEEDESSAQEKHQAGHDDAEPSVPSDPTPSSSTDTPAPTKYIPPHLRAAQLEEKSKGNKEKAEEKIRLERKAQGLLNRLSEQNIESILAELETLYRNHSRNDVTTALTDLIIQMISNKANLLDSFVVLYATLVGALHRVIGMEFGAHFIHTLITKYSGLQSPSSLSVESQQSTTIQTTIYQTPDAGKESLNLLTLIAELYNAQVVGSRLIYDLIRGFLEGEEKDREVMGEREVEGLLKILRCSGAQLRTDDPASLKDIVNLVQEKTKGKEKTMTARARFMVETLTNVKNGKVKSSATSEAGNDAAQRMKKFLSGLGRKRRLLAYEPLRVSYSDLLSADKKGKWWLVGAGWSGNPLVELEQQREQAKSSGKTEKTGKKKEEKDSEAALLELARKQGMNTDVRRGVFVVLMTSEDYVHACDRLSMFKLSDVQQREFVRVALHCCGLEATYNPYYTLILSHLCANSYDHRFTFQYALWDFMRELENGSKVSKEKLGNVARAVGYVVARGGLSLTVFKAVDFTSLSKPLIKFLITVLVHLVIALQTVSPIFTLPKSYDLARNFDDEVIQERFEQVLSNTELAGGWLWMLDREMKDGKKWEEEVTGERERVVVKKSLEIAQNVLRAAAL, via the exons ATGGCCCCATTTGGAGGACGCGGAAGCtctggaagaggacgtGGTGGATTTCGggggggaagaggtgggaggggagggagaggaggatatggaggaCCTCAATTGCCgtcatctcttcttgagCAAGTTGATGCCAAGTATG GATCCgggggaaagaaagatgtGACCAGGAAAGAAAAACGAAAAGCCACTCGAGATGACCGTAAAGGACCTGCGCAAACtcaaaagacaagaagacgATCACCACCAAGCGATcatgaggaggaggaaaaagatgagTCTGAACAGCCGCCTTTTAAAAAATCAAAGACCTCCAAACCCAAATCTGTGTCGAGTTCGGAGAAGTCCAATTcggaaaaaaaggagaagaagaagaagcttcCAGAGTTGACACTTCCCGAGGAGAGTGTGGGTGGGGATGTGGAGGACAGAGAGATTGAATGGTTGGAGTATATGctgaggaaagagaaggggaagtctaaggatgaggatgatctTGATGATGGTCTCGATG ATTTGTTAAACTTTGCCGAAGCTTTTGAGCATGGTGGGAAAGGAGTGAACAAGCAGattttggatgatgaagatgatgaaggaatATCTGActttggagaggaaaacgaagatgatggggaagaagaagaatcgGAGGAAGACCAAGACGAAGACGGTGGTGAAGACAACGAGATTGAC CTtgacgaggacgaagaagaagagtttaTGGGATTCAGCGATCAAGACGaccaggagaaggaagaggatgaatcCTCGGCCCAAGAAAAGCATCAGGCCGGACACGACGACGCAGAACCATCAGTACCTTCAGATCCcactccttcatcctcaacggACACTCCGGCACCTACCAAGTACATCCCTCCACACCTTCGAGCCGCTCAATTAGAGGAAAAATCGAAAGGgaacaaggaaaaggcagaGGAAAAAATACGACTTGAGAGAAAGGCGCAGGGTCTGCTCAATAG GCTGAGTGAGCAAAATATTGAGTCCATATTAGCCGAGCTTGAAACGCTATATAGAAATCACAGTAGAAACG ATGTCACCACCGCTCTTACCGACCTCATCATTCAAATGATCTCCAATAAAGCCAACCTTCTAGATTCCTTTGTCGTCCTCTACGCCACTTTGGTCGGGGCTCTTCATCGAGTGATCGGTATGGAGTTTGGAGCTCACTTCATTCACACCTTGATTACAAAATACAGCGGTCTCCAGAGCCCCTCGTCATTGAGCGTTGAAAGTCAACAATCGACAACTATCCAGACCACGATTTACCAGACCCCTGACGCAGGCAAAGAGTCTCTCAATTTGCTCACTCTCATTGCAGAGCTGTACAACGCCCAAGTTGTCGGATCTCGATTGATCTACGATCTGATCAGAGGCTTCTTAGAGGGCGAAGAGAAAGACCGAGAAGTTatgggagagagggaagtaGAAGGGTTGCTGAAGATTCTGAGGT GTTCGGGAGCTCAGCTGAGAACAGATGACCCTGCGAGTTTGAAGGACATTGTCAATCTTGTACAGGAGAAGaccaagggcaaggagaagactATGAC AGCTCGTGCTCGTTTCATGGTGGAAACCCTAACCAACGTAAAAAATGGCAAGGTCAAGTCCTCTGCTACTTCCGAAGCAGGGAACGATGCTGCTCAACGGATGAAGAAGTTCTTATCCGGATTAGGCCGTAAACGAAGAT TACTTGCATACGAGCCCCTCCGAGTCTCCTACTCTGACCTGCTGTCAGCTGATAAAAAGGGTAAATGGTGGCTTGTCGGTGCGGGCTGGTCTGGCAACCCTCTTGTGGAGCTGGAACAACAACGTGAACAAGCCAAGTCGTCAGGAAAGACGGAGAAAAccggaaagaaaaaggaagagaaggatagCGAGGCGGCATTGCTAGAGTTGGCGAGAAAACAAGGGATGAACACGGACGTCAGAAGAGGAGTGTTCGTGGTGCTGATGACCAGCGAA GACTATGTGCACGCCTGTGATAGGTTGAGTATGTTCAAACTGAGCGATGTCCAGCAGCGAGAATTTGTGAGGGTGGCTCTCCACTGTTGTGGTCTC GAAGCAACGTATAACCCATACTATACTCTTATCCTCAGTCATCTCTGTGCAAACTCTTACGATCACCGCTTCACGTTTCAATACGCTCTGTGGGACTTTATGCGTGAGCTGGAGAATGGATCAAAGGTTAGCAAAGAGAAACTTGGAAATGTGGCGAGGGCTGTGGGGTATGTTGTGGCCCGAGGAGGACTGAGTTTGACTGTTTTCAAG GCGGTTGATTTCACATCCCTTTCCAAACCGCTCATTAAATTCCTTATCACCGTCCTGGTACATCTTGTCATAGCGCTCCAGACCGTGTCTCCCATCTTTACGCTTCCTAAATCTTATGATCTTGCTCGCAActttgatgatgaagttATTCAAGAGAGATTTGAACAGGTGCTCAGTAACACTGAGCTTGCTGGTGGTTGGCTGTGGATGTTGGACAGGGAaatgaaggatggaaagaagtgggaagaggaagttacgggagaaagggaaagggtAGTTGTGAAGAAAAGCTTGGAGATTGCTCAGAATGTGCTGAGAGCAGCTGCGCTATAG
- a CDS encoding metabolism-related protein, putative — protein sequence MLKYIYVCRHGFRSNWVDPSIKSGPTGMNRDPPLAAHGLDQAESLAAFLSSPSSTSPYPIPEIVFSSPFYRCIQTALPTAQALGLTLADGESFDDENEDDEQIPAKGQTGKRGEAKRKRKSRKGVHLEHGVGEWYSPVYPNTGLHPRPSLSHTLSPLFPPGSINPSYEPTLFPSRKGESLEAIHERAEIFIDAWTRRVEGEWPDVECVVIFAHAASIIALGRALTGNRSLEVIAGCATTSLYARKPTASSSSSSSLKPNPGSSQYTVLYSGRHDYLPLGLERDWSFADVVLTPDGEVVGDNGDGDGHLGEEWEEGLSEVGKRWLEDTRFERERVRGKGQIGVGDRERKSRM from the exons CTCGAACTGGGTGGATCCTAGTATAAAGTCTGGGCCTACGGGTATGAACCGCGATCCTCCT CTCGCAGCCCACGGCCTCGACCAAGCGGAATCCCTAGCagcctttctctcctcgcCATCCAGTACCAGCCCCTACCCCATCCCTGAGATCGTattctcctcccctttctACCGGTGTATCCAGACCGCTCTGCCTACAGCACAAGCGCTTGGACTGACGCTTGCCGATGGCGAGTCTTTCGACGACGAAAACGAAGACGATGAACAAATACCTGCAAAAGGACAGACGGGAAAGAGGGGGGAggcaaagagaaaaagaaaaagccGGAAAGGCGTTCACCTCGAACACGGTGTCGGCGAATGGTACTCCCCCGTCTACCCCAACACCGGCCTTCACCCGCGCCCTTCCCTATCCCACACCCTTTCTCCACTCTTCCCTCCGGGCAGTATCAACCCCTCTTACGAACccactctcttcccctctcgTAAAGGTGAATCTCTGGAAGCGATCCACGAAAGAGCAGAGATATTTATCGATGCGTGGACGAGGCGGGTAGAAGGCGAATGGCCGGATGTCGAGTGTGTAGTGATCTTTGCGCATGCTGCTAGTATCATTGCGCTCGGAAGAGCT TTGACAGGAAATCGATCTCTGGAAGTCATAGCAGGCTGCGCTACCACATCCCTCTACGCTCGTAAACCCACCgcgtcctcttcctcgtcatcttcactcAAACCAAACCCCGGCTCCTCCCAATACACAGTCCTCTACTCCGGCAGGCACGATTACCTCCCCCTCGGTCTTGAACGCGATTGGTCCTTTGCCGATGTCGTCCTCACCCCGGACGGGGAAGTTGTAGGCGATAACGGGGACGGAGATGGACATCTAggtgaagaatgggaagaagggttgagCGAGGTTGGTAAGCGGTGGTTGGAAGATACGAGATttgagagggagagggtgaggggGAAAGGGCAGATTGGGGTGGGTGATCGAGAGAGAAAGTCGAGGATGTAA
- a CDS encoding structural constituent of ribosome, putative, translating into MSAFSAQPIVIDGKGHLLGRLASVVAKQILTGQKVTVVRCEEINISGSFFRNKVKYHNYLHKRHIVNPRKSGPFHFRAPSRILYKAIRGMIPHKSSRGAAALKRLELYEGVPPAQDRVKKMVVPAALRVLRLKPGRKYCTVKRISAEVGWNYKDVVDRLEEKRKVKGQAYFERKQAALKLRAKAEASAPKDAKLVEFGY; encoded by the exons ATGTCCGCTTTCTCCGCCCAGCCCATCGTCATTGACGGCAAAGGTCACCTCCTCGGTCGACTTGCTTCGGTCGTTGCCAAGCAG ATCCTCACTGGCCAAAAGGTCACCGTTGTCCGATGTGAGGAGATCAACATCTCTGGTTCCTTCTTCAGGAACAAGGTAAAGTACCACAACTACCTCCACA AGCGACACATTGTCAACCCCAGGAAGTCTGGTCCCTTCCACTTCCGTGCTCCTTCCCGAATCCTCTACAAGGCTATCCGCGGTATGATCCCCCACAAGAGCTCTCGAGGTGCCGCCGCCCTCAAGCGACTTGAGCTTTACGAGGGTGTCCCCCCCGCCCAGGACCGagtcaagaagatggtCGTCCCCGCCGCTCTCCGTGTCCTCCGATTGAAGCCCGGAAGGAAGTACTGCACCGTCAAGAGGATTAGCGCCGAGGTCGGATGGAACTACAAGGATGTTGTTGACAGgctcgaggagaagaggaaggtcAAGGGTCAGGCTTACTTTGAGCGCAAG CAAGCCGCTCTCAAGCTCCGTGCCAAGGCCGAGGCTTCTGCTCCCAAGGACGCCAAGCTCGTCGAGTTCGGTTACTAG